Proteins encoded within one genomic window of Pongo abelii isolate AG06213 chromosome 18, NHGRI_mPonAbe1-v2.0_pri, whole genome shotgun sequence:
- the LOC100456737 gene encoding cytochrome b-245 light chain, which produces MGQIEWAMWANEQALASGLILITGGIVATAGRFTQWYFGAYSIVAGVFVCLLEYPRGKRKKGSTMERWGQKYMTAVVKLFGPFTRNYYIRAVLHLLLSVPAGFLLATILGTACLAIASGIYLLAAVRGEQWTPIEPKPRERPQIGGTIKQPPSNPPPRPPAEARKKPSEEEAAAAAGGPPGGPQVNPIPVTDEVV; this is translated from the exons TCCTCATCACCGGGGGCATCGTGGCCACAGCTGGGCGCTTCACCCAGTGGTACTTTGGTGCCTACTCCAT TGTGGCGGGCGTGTTTGTCTGCCTGCTGGAGTACCCccgggggaagaggaagaagggctCCACCATGGAGCGATG gggGCAGAAGTATATGACTGCCGTGGTGAAGCTGTTCGGGCCCTTCACCAGGAATTACTACATTCGGGCCGTCCTGCATCTCCT gctcTCGGTGCCCGCCGGCTTCCTGCTGGCCACCATCCTTGGGACCGCCTGCCTGGCCATCGCGAGCGGCATCTACCTGCTG GCGGCTGTGCGTGGCGAGCAGTGGACACCCATCGAGCCCAAGCCCCGGGAGCGGCCGCAGATCGGAGGCACCATCAAGCAGCCGCCCAGCAATCCCCCGCCGCGGCCCCCGGCCGAGGCCCGCAAGAAGCCCAGCGAGGAGGAggctgcggcggcggcggggggACCCCCGGGAGGTCCCCAGGTCAACCCCATCCCGGTGACCGACGAGGTCGTGTGA